The Streptomyces sp. 135 sequence AAGATCGTGCACCCGCACTTCGCGCTCGACGAGGAGTTCCGCGCCCGCTTCCGGAACGAGGTCGAGGCGGCCCGCCTGGTGGGCGGCGACTGGACGGCGCCCGTCCTGGACGCCGACCCGGACGCCGCCGTGCCGTGGGTCGCCACGGGGTACGCGGCCGGCCCCTCGCTCGCCGAGGCGGTCCGCGAGGGCGGCCCGCTGCCCGCCCACTCCGTACGCGTCCTCGGCGCGGGCCTCGCCGAGGCGCTGGCGCACGTGCACGGCCTCGGGCTCGTCCACCGGGACGTGAAGCCCTCGAACGTCCTGCTCACCCTCGACGGGCCACGCCTCATCGACTTCGGCATCGCCCGCGCCACGGACGGCACGGCCTCGCTCACCGCCACCGGCGTCTCCGTCGGCTCGCCCGGCTACATGGCACCCGAGCAGATCCTCGGCAAGGGCGTCACGGGCGCGGCGGACGTCTTCTCCCTGGGGGCCGTCCTGGTCTACGGGGCGACGGGGCAGTCACCCTTCCCCGGCGACTCGTCGGCCGCGCTGCTCTACAAGGTGGTCCACGAGGAGCCGGAGCTGGGCGCCCTCGACGGCGGCGTACGGGACCTCGCCGCCGCCTGCCTCGCCAAGGACCCGGCCGCGCGGCCCGCCCCCGGGGACCTGGCCCGCCGCCTCGACCCCGAGGGCGCCGCCCGGCTCGTGGCGGCCGGGTGGCTGCCGGGGCCCGTGGTGGAGCGGGTGAGCCGTGGCGCGGTACGGCTGCTGGACCTGGACACGGGGGCGGCCTCGCCGGACGCGGTGTCCGGGCCGGTGGCGTTCGACTCCGTGGCGGTGCGGGGAGGTTTCGACGCGCCGCCGGAAGGGGCGCCCGCACCGCCCCCGGACGGCGCGGAATTCGGGCCGCCCGACCCTTCGTACGGCGACGCCCACGCGCCCACCGCGCCTTCCGCGGCCCCCAGGCCCTCGCTCTCCGTCTCGGTGGCCGCGACGTCGGCGCCCGACGGGCCGAACGGGCGCGGACGCAAGGTAAGTTGCACGGTGGCCCTCGCCGTGGCCGGGGCGATGGCCGCCGTCACGGTGGGCTCGGCGTTCGTCTTCGGGACGCTGCCCCGCGACGACCACGCCTCGGACAACGCGGACGGAACGACCCGGCCCCCGGCGGCGACGGGCGCGCCCAGCCCCACCGGGCCGGCCACCGGCAAGGTCCCGCGGTCCTACCTCGGCACGTGGCGCGGCAAGGCCGCGGCGAGCGGCGGCACGATCCCCCTCGGCACCTTCGAGGTCACCCTGCGCCAGGCGAAGCCGGGCGGGCGGGTCGGCACGGTCGTACAGCACGACCTGATCGGCAACACCTGCGAGGACGTACTCACCCTGAAGTCGGCCACGGAGCAGGAACTGGTGGCGACGGGCAAGGGCGACCCGTCGAACGGCGGCCAGTGCGCGCAGACGCCCCACACGGTCCGCCTCCGCCCCGAAGGCAAGAACCTCACGTACACGTCGGACGATCCGGACGCGGGGGATCCGAGGGCGCGGCTGGCTCGGGTGGAGTGAGGAGGCGCTCGCGCCACTGGGCACGCACGTCGTACAGCCACCCGGCCACAGCCTTGAAGAAGATGCAGGCACAGGAAGGTCGCCGCCAGGCCGACGAGCGGTGCCCGCGCCTCGGCCGGACCGTCTCCATCGCGAGCGACACGAGCAGCAGCGCCGCGCCCGCGCCCGGCAGCGCGGCAACGGTCCAGAGCGCCGAACGCGGCTTGCGGCGGCGCCAGCCCGTGCGGAAGAGCGGAACGATCGCGAGTCCCCCGGCGATCGGCAGGAGGAAACCTGCCGATCGCCGCGAAGCCGTACCCTCCGCCGGGCCGCCGACCACCATGCAGGCGAAGCCCACGGAGCGCAGGGCCCCCATGAGCCCCGCCCCCTACAACGGTGTCGTCAGCGTGGCCAGTTCGCCATTGCCCAGGTGCAGCATGCCCTTGCCCGGTGCCACCGGACCGCCGACCACACTGCGCGAGATCCGCAGGCCGATGAGGTCACCGCTGGAGCTGTCCTGCGGGGAGAGCAGGATCCCGCGGCGGCCCTTCTTCGCCTCGACCTGCCAGCCCGAGAAGCCGCTGCACACGTCCTCCTCGTCACCGGCGAGGACCATCGCGAGGCCCTGGTCGGCGCCGCGCTGGATGATCCGCTTGAACTGGCTCGCCGCGTCGGCGTCCTCCAGCATCTCGGCGTCGTCGATGAGGACGACCACCGGGTCCTCCCGGGACGCGTCCGCCTCCTCGATCAGTTCCTCGAACTCGTCCTCGTCGATGTCGTCACCGGTGAAGACCTTCAGCACGCCCTCCGTGCCCTCCAGTTCACGCAGCGGCGACTGGCGCGGGGCGGCGACGATGAGGCGTACGCCCTGGGCGCGGAACGACCGCGCCATGTTCATCAGCACCGTGGAGCGGCCCGACTTGGCCGGGCCGGCGATGACGAAGGCGGGCACGCCCTCCGCGAGGTCCGGCCCGTACCCCATGACCTCGTCGCCGCCGATGCCGACCAGCGCCCACAGCTTGGAGCGCGAGGCCTCCGGGTCGCGCAGCTCCCACGCCTCCTCGAAGGAGATGCGGCTCGGCAGCGTGTCGACGCGGAACGGCCTGCGGTGGCGCGGCACATCGGCGTCGCGGGCCGCGGCCTGCTCACCGATCGCGGCGATGGCGGCGGCCTGCCCCTGACCGGTGACGTCGCCGGAGAGCAGCGCGAACTGCGTCTCCGTACCCGTCTCGTTCCTGAAGGCGCGGCCCGGCGGGATCTCCTCGGGGACCCTGCGGGCGGGGATGCCGAGCATCGAGAAGTCGGAGCGGTCCGCCAGGCGCAGGCCGTACTTGTCCTCGGTGAGGGAGGAGATGCGGCCCACCAGGATCTGCCGGTCGCCCGTCATCACCATGTGGATGCCGACGCTCGCGCCCTCCCGCATGATCGTCGTGATCTCGTCGGTGAGCGAACCGTGGTCGATCTCGCCGAGCGTGGGCAGCCAGCCCTCCCACCGGTCGAGCAGCACGACGAGGTGCGGCAGCCGCTCGTCCTCGGCGGCGTCGGCCCGCTGCTCGCCGATGTCCGCGTAGCCCTTGTCGGCCAACAGGTCCTGGCGCCGGGTCAGTTCGCCCTTGAGCCGGTTGATGAGCCGGACGACCCGCTCGGTCTGGTTGCGGCCGACGACGGCGCCGCAGTGCGGCAGTCGGGTCAGCGCGTTGAGCGCGCCGTTGCCGCAGTCGATGCCGTACAGGTGGACGTCGGCGCTGGAGTGCGTGCGCGCCAGGGAGCCCGCGATGGTACGGAGCACCTGGGAGCGGCCGGAGCGCGGGGCGCCGCCGATCATCAGGTGGCCGAAGGTCGCGAAGTCCACGACGACCGGGCGGCGCGCCTGGTCGGCGGGCAGATCCTCGATGCCGTACGCGGCGGGCGCGAGGGAGCCGGGCGCCGTGCGGGCCGCGGGAAGCGGGATCTCGTCGAGCAGCAGGGTCTCGCCGAGCGCGGGCAGCCACGGGCTGTGCTGGGCGGGGATGCCGAGGGTCCGGTTGGCCTCGATGATGGTGTCGACCAGGACCTTCAGGTCGGTGATCTCCTCATCCTCGCGGGCCTCGGCCTTCGGCTTCACCAGCGAGGCGCGGCCGAGCGCCGACCAGTCCAGGGCGTCGGCCCAGGGCGCGAGCGCCGTCGGGTCGGCGGCACCGGGCCGGCGGCCACCGACGCGTCCCGACTGGAAGGGCACGAGCGAGGCGTGCCCGAGCCGCACGTAGGCGCGGCCCGGGGTGCTCTTGCTGATGTGCCCGGCCTCGGGGGAGTCGATGACGTCACTGGACTCGCCGCCGTCGGTCACGCGCAGCGCGATGCGGAGGTTGGTGTTGGCGCGGATCTCGGGGGAGACGACGCCGGAGGGCCGCTGCGTGGCGAGGAGCAGGTGGATGCCGAGCGAACGGCCCCGCTGGGCGATGTTGACGAGGCCCGTCACGAAGTCGGGCAGGTCACGGACCATGGAGGCGAACTCGTCGATGACGATGAGGAGCCGGGGCACGGGCGGGTGCGACGGATCGCGCCGCACCAGGTCCTGGTAGTCCTCGATGTCCTTCGCGTCGGCGTCGGCGAGGATGTGCTCGCGCCGCTTCAGCTCGGCGCCCAGCGATTCGAGGGCGCGCTCGACGAGGTGCGCGTCGAGGTCGGTGACCATGCCGACGGTGTGCGGCAGCTTCACACAGTCCTTGAACGCGGACCCACCCTTGTAGTCGACGAGGACGAACGTCATGTTCTCGGGCGTATTGGCCACGGCGAGGGCCGCCACGATCGTCTGGAGCAGCTCCGACTTACCGGAACCGGTCGTACCGGCGATCAGGCCGTGCGGGCCGTCCTTGCGCATGTCGATGCCGAACGGACCGTCGTACGACTCACCGATGACCGCCATCGTCGACTGGCCGCCCGCCTGCCAGCGTGCCGTGATCGCGCCGGGCGTCGGCGGCTCCAGCTGGAGTACGTCGAGGAGCCGGCTGGACGCGGGCAGGGCGGAGTCCTCCGTCTCCCCGCTGATGTCGCGCAGCGGCGAGACGGCCCGCGCCAGACGCAGGCACCAGGACGGCGACACGAAGTCCGGGCGTACGTCCTTCAGGCGCTCGGCGCCCGCCATCTCGACGCGCAGCCGCAGCTCGCGCGGTGCGTCGGCCCGGCCGGGGGCGGGTGCGGTGCTGTGCCACGCCTGGAAGGACGGGAAGCCGCCACCGACGGGCGGCCGGGGCACGCCGCCCTGCTGCGCCTGCGGCGGGGCGGCGAGGGCACGTCCCGCCGCGGCCGGGACACCGGCGAGTTCTCGCGGCTTCGGCTCGGCGACGACGAAGGCCAGGCACTCACCCGGCAGAAACCGTTCCTCGGTGTCGAGGCAGAGCGCGTACATGCCCACGGAAGGGCCCTCGCGCAGCAGCCGCACCACACCGGGCAGGGAACGCAGCCGCCGCGCCCCGTCCCACACCACCACGATGTCGGGGTCGGCGAAGTTCGCACCCTGGCCCCTGTTCTCCTCCAGGGCCTTCAGCCGCGCGTCGAGGATCTGCGTCAGCTCACCGATGCGGGCGCCCACGGTCTCGGCGTCCGTGCCGATGAGTACGTTGACGTCCTGCCCGCCCGACGGCCGCGCGTGCGGCAGCCAGCGCACCCAGTCCCAGCTCTCCCTGGCGGAGTTCTCGGTCAGGACGTAGAACTGCACGTCCATCGGGCTGTGCAGCGTCGCGGCCTGGGCCACCGCCCAGCGGCCGAGCGCGGTCGCGGAGTCGTCGGGTCCGGCGATGCCGATGACGCCGAGGCCCTTCAGCGGCAGCGCGACGGGCGCGTCCTCGATGTGCCACGTCACCTGGCGCCGGTGGTCGTCCTTCTCCGGGTCGTCGAGGACGACCTCGGAGGGCAGTCGGCCGGTGCCGAAGCGCAGGAGCAGATGGTCGGCGTCGGTCCGCCGCCGCTCCCACAGGCGGGTGCGGGGCCCGGTGCCGAGCGCGAGGACGGCCGCGGGGTCGGGGATGGCCTGACGCCGGTCCATCCGCTCGGCGACCAGCGCGTCCCGCGCGTCCTTCTCGATCCGCGCCTTGGTCTCCTTGTACTCCTTGACCTGCTTCGCATGGGACTTGCGCCCGTGCTTCTTGTCCATGAAGTAGTTGCCGAAGAGCATGATCGGGCTGAGCCCCGCCATGATCAGGTAGTACCAGCGGTCGAAGATCATCGCGGCGACGACGGCACCGACCAGCGGGAACAGCGCCATCAGCCAGGGCAGCGGGCGCGCCTCGAACTCCCTTGGCGGGGACGGCAGCCGGAAGGTCGTCTGCCGCTCGGGCGGCCGCAGCCGCGGGGGCCGGTTGTAGTCGAGGCCGGCGCCGTCCTCGGACCACTTCAGGGCGGCGTTCGGAGGGGAGTAGCGCGTGAGTTCGAGGAGGGTGTTGCCGAGGGCTATCTGGGCGCCGAGGGGCCACGGCACCGTATCGAGCCGCCCCTTCGCCCGGGCCTTCGCCCGCGCCTCCTTGCGCTCCTTCCACTCCTTGCGCTCTTGCTTCTCCCGCTTCTCCCGCGCCTTCCGGTCCTTCTTGGACTCCCCCTCGGGTGGGGTCGCCCCGGCCGGTTCGGGCTCTTCCTTCTCCACGCCGAACGGCTCGCCGTCGAGGGTTACGCCCTCCTTGTCCTTCTCCTCCCCGTGCAGCGTGACTTGGCAGGTGCCATCAGTTGCAACTGACAACGTCAGGGCGCGGGCGGGCATCTCCGGATCGTCGATACGGACGTACGAGGCGGGCCCGCTGCCGATGTCGTAGCGCCCGATCCCGAGCCGGTGCACGGACCCCGCGGAGGGCCCACCGGCGACGCGCAGCTCGACCAGACCGGAGGGCTCGCCCGGCAGGCAGCCCGCCGGGTCGTCGAGACTGACGACGGCGCCCTCGCGCAGCGGCGAGGTGACGACGGTGGCCGTCGGATCGACCGCGTACCCGTCCACGTAGATCATCGGGGCACCGCCGGCGGGCGTCTGCTGACCGTGTCCGATGGGGATGACCTGCGCACCGCTGTGGCCGACCTGCCGGGCCAGTTCCACCGCGATGTCCCGCACGGTGGACTCGGGATCGGCGTCGAGGACCACGTCGGCGGAGCCTCCGCCGAACGGATCGACGACGGTCAGAGTCAGGCGCACGACGGTCCTCCCCGGAGCTGAACAATGGCTGTGACGATAGCCGCTCCACCCTTCCCACAGGCAACGCCCTGTGCACCGGCTCATACCGGAACCGGGCGCGCCGTCATAGCAGACCTGTGACTCAACCGGGCTGCGTTCCCGTTCGCCTCACCCGTAAGCTGCTGGCGCAAGAGCGGACGATCACATCATCCGTCTCGCATCCGTCTTACGGGAGCCACGGGGGTTGGCCCTGCGGCGAGTTGATTGGGAGAGAGCCTCATGGCCAAGGACCTTGATGTCACATATCAGGACATGCGTGATGCGGCCAAGCACGTGGTCAAGGAGAAGGACAAGCTCAACGAGAAGCTGGACGGCCTGAAGAAGTACATCAAGAACCTCGTCGAGACGGGCTTCGTCACCAAGAGCGCCTCGAAGGCGTTCGACGAGAACTTCGACGAGTTCGTCGAGGGCGCGAAGAAGACCCTCGAGGGCCTGGACGGCATGGGCGACTACCTGACCAATGCCGCGGACAAGTACGAGCAGATCGATGACGAGCTGGGACGGGCCGCGAAGAAGTAACGGCTGACATGAGTGCTTCCGAGGCGGGGGGACGGGGCGTGCCGGCCGTCCCCCCGTTCTCGTTGCTCCTGGTGGTGCAGGGCGGCACGACGTGACAGAGGGGAACGCCCGATGGGCGAGTACACGAGGATCGACGACCTGAACGTCATCCGTGAGATGGGCCTCGGCCTTGGACGGATCAAGGACGCCTTCGACGGCCTCGGGAAACTGAAGGGCCAGTACGAGGACGACTTCGGTGAGCACGACCTCTCCTGGCAGTTCGGGGACTTCGTCGAGAACTGGGAGAGCCACCGCGAGGAGCTCGGCGAGGAGATCAAGAGTCTGGCCGAGATCGCGAAGGCCGCCGCGAAGACGTACGAGAAAATCGACAGCGAACTGGCCAGGGTCCTTCGCGAAGCCGACAAGAAGAAGTCCTGATGGCCGGCGCGCGCCCCAAGGACTGGCAGCCGCTGGCAGATCAGGACCCGGTCCCCGGCGACCCCGACCGCCTGGAACAGTTGGGCCGCAAGCTCCGCAAGACGGCCGACGAATTGGAACGGCAGGTACGTCACCTCAAGGCGGCGTCCGAGGTGGAGTCCTGGGACAGTGACGCGGGCAAAGAGTTCCGTGAGAAGGCCAAGAAGTGCCGCGGCCGGCTGGAAGCCGCGCACAAGCGCTACAAAACGGTGGCCGACGCGGTCGGTGACCGGATCGTGGATCACGGAACCGACTACGAGTCGAATGCCGCTGCCCGGCCCAGCAGTTATGCCACGGAACTCCTCCGGGCCCAGCGGATCGCCGAGGTCGCACGGCGGGAGGCCCAGGAGGCAGAGGCCGACAAGAGCGCCGCCGAGAAGGGGCTGGACGGCCTGTCCGCAAAGCCCGGGAAGGGCGACGGTGCCAAGGGGGACGAAAAGGGCCGGAAGGAAAGGCTGGAGGACCGGGCGGAGGCCGCCGGGAAGTCCTTGGAGGCGGCCCGGGAGAAGCTACGGAAAGCGCAGAGTGTCCGCGATGAGGCCGCGCGCAAGGCGCGTGAGGCCATCGACGAGGTGATCTCCGACGACGCTCTCAAGGATGGCTTCTGGGACGGCTTCGCTGATTTCGTGGAGTGGCTTGCGGGATGGACGGAATCCATCGCCAAGTACGTCGGAATCGCAGCGTTGGCTGTCGGCTGGATCCCCATCATCGGCCAGGGACTGGCCGGACTCCTGGGTGCCATCTCGATGGCGGCCACACTGATCAACATTGCGTGCACGGCGATCCAGGTCGGCATGGGCGACGCATCGTGGACGGACCTCGCCACGGCTGCGGTCGGGTTGCTGATGATGGGGGCCGGAAAGGCGATGTCCAAGGTCAGTGGGCGGTATGCCAAGGGGTTGCTGCAGCGTATGCAGCTCGCCAGGAGCGGTAAAGGTACTCCCCGCCAGCTCAAGCGCAACCGGCATAAGTTCAACCGTGATGCGGGAGTCGTCAAGGGCCTTCAGAAAGGCGACATCTCGAAGTCCATTCGCGAGCCTGTCACGGAGATCTTCAAGGGTTCCACTTGGACGGATGCTTTCAAGGGCGGATACCGTGAGATGGCGCAGGTTCTGAAAGACCGCGGGAACGGCAGCCGCCTCAAGGGAATCGGCAAGTCGATGACCTTGGCGGACCCATCCGCGGCATCAGCTCTCAACGAAGCGAAACACTTGGGCAAGAGCCTGGGAGATGAGGGGTTCGCGGTCAACAAGCTGTCGCGCAGGACGATGCAACTGAGCGTAGCCGGAAGTGGTGTCACGGCCGGTGGTCTACTTATTGACGAGGTGTCGTGATGGAGCAGGAACAACAAGGGCCGGCGGCCGGGCCCGAGGAAGACTTCCTCGTAGATTTTGACTTCGACAATGGCTGGCTCGGGCTGACGCTGCACGACGGCACTCGCGCAGAGGCCCGGCAAATGGCCGCGAACCTTGTGGAGCAGTTCGATCCGCTGCGACTCGGCGTCAGCAAGGCAGCACTCCAGCAGGAACTGGAGGAGCATGCCCTGACGGCATACGAGTCGGGCCCACTCCTGACCACCGTCGCCTACACGGAGGGCGGTGTGTTCCTGGCGGACTTGTCCGTCCTCGCCTACGGAGAGGACGGAGTCACACGGCCGTCGCCCGAGGAGTACCAGGGGATGTTGCTGAAGTGGTCCTACGCCGAGGTGAAGGGCGAACCAGAGGTCAGCAACGTCGAGTTGCCCATCGGCCCAGCCGTCCGCGTACAGGCGGTACTGGCCGAGAAGCGGCGCTTTGGGTGGGGCAAGAAGCTCAGTGAGTGCCTTCGCTACTGGGTCTGGCCGCCCGGCCATGAGGAGATTCTGCTGGTCGAGGCAAGGTGGCTCAACTTTGAACGCACGGACGAGCTGACAGACCTTGTGGATCGCCTCGTGCCGACCATGCGTCTGTTGCCTGTTCCCGCGGAGCCGATGTCAGAGAATGCCCCCGAATCCCCCGGCGAGCGCTGATATGCCGCTCCAGACGCAATGGGACACCCCTCCCAGCGACTACACGATCTTCGTCCCCGACGGCTGGTTCCAACTGCACCTCGACCCCGACGAGCGCGACCGCGGCATCGTCGCGCTCGCCGACCGGCAATTCGCCGGTATCGACAACGCGCCGGTGCTCAAGGAACGGCTGATGCGGGACCTGCAGAAGCAGGCGAAGGCGGCCCACCGCGAGGGTGGTCTCGAGCTGTACATCTCCTTGCTGACCGTCGCGGGCCTGCCGCTGGCGTCATCGCTGCTCGTGAGCCTGCTCCCGGACGGCTGGCCCGGCTGCCGGACGGCACACGACCTGGCTCGCCGGCTGGGAGGAACGGGGCGCCCCCCGGAGGTCCGGAGACTGGATGCCGCGGGTGACGCCGTACGCATAGAGAAGACCGAAGCCGCTGACCCCGAGCGCCAGATGGGCAATACCCTCGCCACGACGACCGTGACCTATCACGTCCCCGTACCCGCGAGCGGCCAGTGGCTGAACCTCACCTTCTCCACCCCCATGGAGGGCCTGGCACCGAAGATGGTGCAACTCTTCGACACGGTGGCGGGAACACTTCACTGGGAGTAGGCCGTAACGCTTTTCAAAGGCGCCCTCTCCGCGGCCAAGGCCGCAGCTTCCGCTTTCGTGCCCGCCGAGTTGGTCGGCACCATGCGTCCGGCTTCTTGACACTGACGGCAATGAAGTCGGCCCTGAAGAAGGAGAGGTGACGATGGAGCGGGCAGACGGCGGACCGAACGTGCGGGAAGCAGTGGCGATCGCGGCGGGGTGCTGCTTGTCCTCGCCTCGGTGTGCGCTGTTCTTTGGGTGAAGGGCGCGTGGCGTTCGGCTGTCCGCCTGGCGCCGGAGCTCATGTTCGCCTGGCCGGGAGCCGGGTGGACGAGCCGTTCCATGTGGCGCGTCGGTCTGGTGGTGTGCTGGGGCTTGCCCTTCCTGGCGATGCTCTACCTTCTCGTGGTCCTGCGTGGGCGCCACTGCCGTCCGTACGAGGCCGCTTCCAGTCCCTGCCGGGTGTGGGGCCGGCTCTCATCACGTACGTCGTCCCCCCGGACGCCGCGGGCTGGGCCGCGTACCGCTTGCATGCTGCCCGGGAGCAACGGCTCGCCGCCGAACGGCAGGCAAGGCTGGGGAGGCTGCGGAAGAAGGGGAGAGGGAAGAGCCGCTGGGCCGCCGCGTCAGAGGGCTACTGGTCGAGGTTGATGAACAGGCTCCGCGCGAAGTCGTCGAACTCGTCGATGTTCGAAGTGATCCACCCGATGTCCTCGCCGAGCGTACGCACGATCACGTCGATGCCCAGCGATTCGAGGCGCCAGGCGTAGTTGACCGAACAGCACATGGCCTCGGCCTTGGCCGCGACGAAGTAGCGGATCGAGCGCTTGCCCCGACCCAGGCGTTCGGTGTCGAAGTCGATGACCTCGGGGTCCTGGGCGGCGCCCGGCTCGTTCTTCTGGACGAGCTCTTCCAGCGTCGCGTCGACTTCGCCCTCGCTCGGGCCGGCGTGCACGAGAAAGGTCAGGAACTCCCGGCGCGGATCCGGTACGTAGAGGAAGACCTGGTGCACCGGGATGGTGCGGGGGAGCAGCTCCGCCGTGGACTCCAGCTCGAACGCCAGCATCTTGACCTGCTTCTTGTCGACGGGTTCGTCG is a genomic window containing:
- a CDS encoding serine/threonine-protein kinase codes for the protein MRPLEAGEPTVIGPYRLLGRLGSGGMGRVYLGRSEGGRTVAVKIVHPHFALDEEFRARFRNEVEAARLVGGDWTAPVLDADPDAAVPWVATGYAAGPSLAEAVREGGPLPAHSVRVLGAGLAEALAHVHGLGLVHRDVKPSNVLLTLDGPRLIDFGIARATDGTASLTATGVSVGSPGYMAPEQILGKGVTGAADVFSLGAVLVYGATGQSPFPGDSSAALLYKVVHEEPELGALDGGVRDLAAACLAKDPAARPAPGDLARRLDPEGAARLVAAGWLPGPVVERVSRGAVRLLDLDTGAASPDAVSGPVAFDSVAVRGGFDAPPEGAPAPPPDGAEFGPPDPSYGDAHAPTAPSAAPRPSLSVSVAATSAPDGPNGRGRKVSCTVALAVAGAMAAVTVGSAFVFGTLPRDDHASDNADGTTRPPAATGAPSPTGPATGKVPRSYLGTWRGKAAASGGTIPLGTFEVTLRQAKPGGRVGTVVQHDLIGNTCEDVLTLKSATEQELVATGKGDPSNGGQCAQTPHTVRLRPEGKNLTYTSDDPDAGDPRARLARVE
- a CDS encoding FtsK/SpoIIIE domain-containing protein, with product MRLTLTVVDPFGGGSADVVLDADPESTVRDIAVELARQVGHSGAQVIPIGHGQQTPAGGAPMIYVDGYAVDPTATVVTSPLREGAVVSLDDPAGCLPGEPSGLVELRVAGGPSAGSVHRLGIGRYDIGSGPASYVRIDDPEMPARALTLSVATDGTCQVTLHGEEKDKEGVTLDGEPFGVEKEEPEPAGATPPEGESKKDRKAREKREKQERKEWKERKEARAKARAKGRLDTVPWPLGAQIALGNTLLELTRYSPPNAALKWSEDGAGLDYNRPPRLRPPERQTTFRLPSPPREFEARPLPWLMALFPLVGAVVAAMIFDRWYYLIMAGLSPIMLFGNYFMDKKHGRKSHAKQVKEYKETKARIEKDARDALVAERMDRRQAIPDPAAVLALGTGPRTRLWERRRTDADHLLLRFGTGRLPSEVVLDDPEKDDHRRQVTWHIEDAPVALPLKGLGVIGIAGPDDSATALGRWAVAQAATLHSPMDVQFYVLTENSARESWDWVRWLPHARPSGGQDVNVLIGTDAETVGARIGELTQILDARLKALEENRGQGANFADPDIVVVWDGARRLRSLPGVVRLLREGPSVGMYALCLDTEERFLPGECLAFVVAEPKPRELAGVPAAAGRALAAPPQAQQGGVPRPPVGGGFPSFQAWHSTAPAPGRADAPRELRLRVEMAGAERLKDVRPDFVSPSWCLRLARAVSPLRDISGETEDSALPASSRLLDVLQLEPPTPGAITARWQAGGQSTMAVIGESYDGPFGIDMRKDGPHGLIAGTTGSGKSELLQTIVAALAVANTPENMTFVLVDYKGGSAFKDCVKLPHTVGMVTDLDAHLVERALESLGAELKRREHILADADAKDIEDYQDLVRRDPSHPPVPRLLIVIDEFASMVRDLPDFVTGLVNIAQRGRSLGIHLLLATQRPSGVVSPEIRANTNLRIALRVTDGGESSDVIDSPEAGHISKSTPGRAYVRLGHASLVPFQSGRVGGRRPGAADPTALAPWADALDWSALGRASLVKPKAEAREDEEITDLKVLVDTIIEANRTLGIPAQHSPWLPALGETLLLDEIPLPAARTAPGSLAPAAYGIEDLPADQARRPVVVDFATFGHLMIGGAPRSGRSQVLRTIAGSLARTHSSADVHLYGIDCGNGALNALTRLPHCGAVVGRNQTERVVRLINRLKGELTRRQDLLADKGYADIGEQRADAAEDERLPHLVVLLDRWEGWLPTLGEIDHGSLTDEITTIMREGASVGIHMVMTGDRQILVGRISSLTEDKYGLRLADRSDFSMLGIPARRVPEEIPPGRAFRNETGTETQFALLSGDVTGQGQAAAIAAIGEQAAARDADVPRHRRPFRVDTLPSRISFEEAWELRDPEASRSKLWALVGIGGDEVMGYGPDLAEGVPAFVIAGPAKSGRSTVLMNMARSFRAQGVRLIVAAPRQSPLRELEGTEGVLKVFTGDDIDEDEFEELIEEADASREDPVVVLIDDAEMLEDADAASQFKRIIQRGADQGLAMVLAGDEEDVCSGFSGWQVEAKKGRRGILLSPQDSSSGDLIGLRISRSVVGGPVAPGKGMLHLGNGELATLTTPL
- a CDS encoding WXG100 family type VII secretion target, translated to MAKDLDVTYQDMRDAAKHVVKEKDKLNEKLDGLKKYIKNLVETGFVTKSASKAFDENFDEFVEGAKKTLEGLDGMGDYLTNAADKYEQIDDELGRAAKK